Genomic window (Nitrososphaerales archaeon):
TGTACCCTCACCAAAGAACTCTTTCACTACACCTATTCTCAAACCTTTTACATCATCTATCAAGCTCTGAGTATAATCCTTGGATGGATAGGGTAATGATGTGGAGTCTCTTGGATCGTGGCCAGAAATGCAACCAAAGAGGAGTGCACAATCTTTTACATTCTTGGTGATGGGGCCTATCTGCTCCAAACTATTCCCGTAGGATATTAAACCGTATCTACTCACTAAACCGTACGTGCCCTTCAGACCTACGGTACCACAGAAGCTACTTGGACACCTTATCGAGCCGCCTGTATCTGCACCTAAAGCCAGACCCGCTTCATCGGCAGCGATCGCAGATGCACTACCACCAGAGGAGCCTCCCGGAACCCTACTCACATCCCATGGGTTAAATGTAGGTCCGAAGTAGCTATATTCAGTAGTCGAACCCATTCCGAATTCATCCATGTTCGTCTTACCGATGATTATACCACCTTCGCCCTTGATCCTTTCAACCACGGTCGCATCGTATGGCGGTATAAAATTCTCTAGTATACGTGATCCACACGTGGTCCTTATACCTTCTGTGCAGATATTGTCCTTTACAGCTACACCGATACCACAGAGCCTACCTAACTTCTCACCATCCTTGATGGTCTTAATCTTACGATCGATCATCCGTGCTTGAATCAAAGCCGATTCCTTTGTTAGGGTGATGAATGAATGGATTCTGGGCTCTTCATGCTCGATCTTCTCAAAGAGTTTGGCGATGTAATCTTCAGCAGATACTTCTTGCCTCTTTATCTTATCGATGATCTCCGTTGCTGGGAGTTCTAGAATATAACTCTTCATTTCAGATCGCCCTCGGACCTTTTACATACCTTTCTTTCATCTGTGGAACGGTGCTGAGGATTTTATCTGCATCGAAGGTTCTTACTTCATCGGGTCTGAATACATTTACGATATCGACTACGTGATATGTGGGAGGAATGTTCTTCACATCTACCTCGTCGATCTTTTTAAAATACTCTAAAATCTCATTCAGCTGTTCTCTAAATAATGCTTCCTCTTTCTTTGAAAGTTCGATCCTTGCCAGCCAGGCTATATGTTTAATCTCTTTTAAAGTGATCTTCTTTTTGGCCGTAGCTCTACACCCACTTAAGGTACCAATCTGAGCCTATCTCTTGGAAATAGAGTAACCTCTCTTATATTCTCCCTTTGGGTGAGGACCATCATCAACCTTTCCAATCCTAGACCGAAACCCGCATGGGGTGGCATACCGTAATCGAAGAGCTTCAGATGATACTCGAACTGTTGTGGCTTTAAACCTTGCTCCTTCAACCTCTTCATCAATAACCTCTTCGAATTCACTCTCGTACCACCAGATGCTATCTCTATAGAGCCGTGCATAAAATCGAAGGCCTCACAGATCTCTGGATTATCCTCACGTGGCTTTATATAGAAGGGCTTTGATGCTGTAGGCCAATCTGTAATAAAGTAGAATTCGGGGAGCTTTTCTCCCAATACCTTCAAAGCCGGTGTGGAAAGGT
Coding sequences:
- the gatA gene encoding Asp-tRNA(Asn)/Glu-tRNA(Gln) amidotransferase subunit GatA, whose product is MKSYILELPATEIIDKIKRQEVSAEDYIAKLFEKIEHEEPRIHSFITLTKESALIQARMIDRKIKTIKDGEKLGRLCGIGVAVKDNICTEGIRTTCGSRILENFIPPYDATVVERIKGEGGIIIGKTNMDEFGMGSTTEYSYFGPTFNPWDVSRVPGGSSGGSASAIAADEAGLALGADTGGSIRCPSSFCGTVGLKGTYGLVSRYGLISYGNSLEQIGPITKNVKDCALLFGCISGHDPRDSTSLPYPSKDYTQSLIDDVKGLRIGVVKEFFGEGTDEVVAKYVWDSIKSLEGLGASYTELSIKSLEYALPTYYIIAMSEASSNLARYDGLRYGFRAPDKNYDWNTVFSKNRRLGFGLEVKRRIILGTYALSAGYFHEYYLKAQRIRTLIRREFDQTFKKCDVLICPTMPILPFKLGEKVKDPLEMYMCDIDTVPANLTGLPAISIPCGIHHGLPIGLQIIAQIYREDLLFRVAYTFEQNCFSVNG
- the gatC gene encoding Asp-tRNA(Asn)/Glu-tRNA(Gln) amidotransferase subunit GatC is translated as MTLKEIKHIAWLARIELSKKEEALFREQLNEILEYFKKIDEVDVKNIPPTYHVVDIVNVFRPDEVRTFDADKILSTVPQMKERYVKGPRAI